The Cinclus cinclus chromosome 28, bCinCin1.1, whole genome shotgun sequence DNA window ACCAGACTCTGGACAGTATTCCCAATTAAAATCCAACCTGTGTAAATAGGAAGGGCTGTTTGGTGTGTCCCGTGTGTTTGGGCTGGCCAGatctgcagcccctctgcagcGTTTTCTGGATCCATTTCTTGTACTTCAAGGTCGAAGTGGCCACCGGTGGCTTGAAAGGGTCAGTGGGGTCCGGGCTACCGAAGGACATCACGCCAGCCACTGCCGGCTGCTTCCCGCACACCAAGGGGCTCCCCGAGTCACCCTGAGAGGTGGAGGGTGACACTGGGGAGTGGACAAGGGGACAGAAACCTCCACCACAGCCAGGGGGACATCTCACCTACTCAAGGTGAGCATCCTCCCCGGAGTCCCCTCACCTGCGCTTGGGGTGGGCAGAGCTTTGTAGCCTTTGGACCCCCAGCTGCTCACCTTGGCAGGTGCCGAGCCGCAGTGCTGCCCCTGGAAGCAGATCATGTTGGGGCCGATGCCGCCGTTCCAGAAGCGGCTGTTGTTGCACATCCGCGAGTCCATCACCGTCACCTCCATCTCCTGCAGGGTGGGCGACAGCTTCTTGCCCTTGGGGTGCAGGAGCCCCCAGCCCGCCAGGCTGCACCGCGCCCCCGGCGCCGGCTCCTTCCTCGGCAGAGAGATCAGCTGCCGTGTCCTGCTCAGTGTCACCGTCCCGTCCAGctgcgggcggggggcggcgtcAGACACCCCCATCATGGGCAGGGAGCACCCCAACACCGGGGGTGGGGAGGTCAAAGGGAAGCACCCCAATGCTGTAAGTGGGGGATCGAGAGGGGACACCCCAATACCGCAGGTGAGAGGTCAAAGGGGAGCACCCCAAATTCTGCAGGTGAGGGGTGGAGAGGGAGCATCCCAATGCTGTGGGTGGGGGGGGTCAAAGGGGAGCACCCCAATACTGT harbors:
- the GZMM gene encoding granzyme M — protein: MGARGCLGPLLLLLLPPLPWGEHWGDGSGVASAGSESLAGVVASAGGDGTSLQPSIIGGHEAKSHSRPYMVFILSERGACGGALLHPRWVLTAAHCLQKGSWHKGRLLVGLHNWQNRGPGIQSFPIRAACPHPGYNETTMENDLLLLQLDGTVTLSRTRQLISLPRKEPAPGARCSLAGWGLLHPKGKKLSPTLQEMEVTVMDSRMCNNSRFWNGGIGPNMICFQGQHCGSAPAKGDSGSPLVCGKQPAVAGVMSFGSPDPTDPFKPPVATSTLKYKKWIQKTLQRGCRSGQPKHTGHTKQPFLFTQSIPPAW